The Methanobacterium sp. BAmetb5 genome includes a region encoding these proteins:
- a CDS encoding TrkA family potassium uptake protein codes for MFVLLRVLRKSLPLVAKQRLTWILILVLCIIAYGTLGFHFIEGQSWTVSLYWTFVTIGTVGYGDYSPKTSLGMYFAISLIVLGIGTFALAIESLVNLIFKRQQMRIMGLISVERSKHIVICGWTESTEECIKEIGKSGEIFVLDEDEQVRKNALKNGANFVHGDPTRIKDLEKANVKGAQAVIVDMESDSKTLHCILSIRKVDKKVRVVAEAQRYENIEQIKLAGASQVISPFVISGRLMYKSIDDGYEAMFVQDVLAEHSSREMREVKISPESQFNGLTLLEADIHERTGVVVVGVGRDGDLIIDPPRDYTLETGDVVLGIGKVEEFEKLENTKVT; via the coding sequence ATGTTTGTACTTCTGAGGGTACTCCGAAAAAGCTTACCACTGGTAGCAAAACAACGGTTAACCTGGATTTTAATCCTGGTTCTCTGCATAATTGCCTACGGAACCCTGGGCTTTCATTTCATTGAAGGACAATCCTGGACTGTGTCTTTATACTGGACCTTTGTAACCATAGGAACCGTAGGATATGGAGATTACAGTCCCAAAACTTCTCTGGGAATGTATTTCGCCATTAGCCTGATTGTTCTGGGCATAGGAACCTTTGCCCTGGCAATAGAGTCCCTGGTAAACCTGATCTTCAAAAGACAACAAATGAGAATTATGGGGCTGATAAGTGTGGAACGATCTAAACACATAGTTATATGCGGATGGACCGAAAGTACAGAGGAATGTATTAAAGAAATAGGGAAAAGTGGGGAAATATTTGTACTGGATGAAGATGAACAGGTCCGTAAAAACGCATTGAAAAACGGGGCCAACTTCGTTCACGGTGATCCCACCCGTATCAAGGATCTGGAAAAAGCCAACGTTAAAGGGGCCCAGGCCGTTATCGTAGACATGGAATCGGATTCAAAGACCCTCCACTGCATTTTGAGCATCCGCAAAGTGGATAAGAAGGTGAGGGTGGTGGCTGAAGCCCAGCGCTATGAAAACATTGAACAGATAAAACTGGCCGGTGCCAGTCAGGTGATCTCACCATTCGTAATATCCGGGCGCCTTATGTACAAAAGTATCGATGATGGTTACGAGGCCATGTTCGTCCAAGATGTTCTGGCTGAACACAGTAGCCGAGAGATGAGGGAAGTTAAAATAAGTCCAGAAAGCCAGTTCAATGGTTTAACCCTGTTAGAAGCCGATATTCATGAGAGAACCGGAGTGGTGGTGGTGGGAGTAGGCCGTGACGGGGACCTGATCATTGACCCGCCCCGTGATTACACCCTGGAAACAGGGGATGTGGTTCTGGGTATTGGTAAAGTGGAAGAATTCGAAAAACTGGAGAACACTAAGGTAACTTGA
- a CDS encoding DNA/RNA nuclease SfsA, translated as MKISNIIEGTFKDRPNRFTVTFQTSSTEDKAHLRDPGRLKELLIPGAKLLLRPALNPESRKTKYDVIAVWSEGIWVLINSGFHSDLAEELIKSGKIPELSDYSVEKREYTFGQSRLDFLLNRPTIKEIPAQNEGETQDVAVNTKNKMLLEVKGCTLVEDGQARFPDAPTTRGKRHLEELIKAKKEGINSAVLFLIPREDAQIFSPNCEMDPDFSQTLHQAEQDNVLIIAYSFTLTYQKNELELEPLKEVKIRVKP; from the coding sequence ATGAAAATATCGAATATAATTGAAGGAACATTCAAAGACCGACCCAATCGTTTCACCGTAACCTTCCAAACATCTTCAACTGAGGATAAAGCCCATTTAAGGGATCCGGGAAGGTTAAAGGAGCTTTTAATCCCGGGGGCTAAACTACTTTTACGGCCGGCTCTAAACCCGGAGTCACGCAAAACCAAGTACGATGTTATTGCTGTCTGGAGCGAAGGAATATGGGTGTTAATTAACTCCGGTTTCCACAGCGACCTGGCTGAAGAATTAATAAAATCCGGGAAGATACCAGAATTATCAGATTACAGTGTGGAAAAAAGGGAATACACCTTTGGCCAGAGCCGTCTTGATTTTTTACTTAACCGCCCAACTATTAAAGAAATTCCCGCACAAAATGAGGGAGAAACACAGGATGTTGCGGTAAATACAAAAAATAAGATGTTACTGGAAGTGAAGGGCTGCACCCTGGTTGAGGATGGGCAGGCCCGGTTCCCGGATGCACCCACCACCCGGGGAAAAAGACACCTGGAGGAGCTTATTAAAGCCAAAAAAGAGGGCATAAACTCCGCGGTGTTATTTTTAATTCCCCGTGAGGATGCCCAGATATTTTCACCCAACTGTGAGATGGACCCTGATTTTTCCCAGACCCTGCACCAGGCAGAACAGGACAATGTGCTGATAATTGCCTATTCATTCACCTTAACTTATCAGAAAAACGAACTGGAATTAGAACCATTAAAAGAGGTAAAAATAAGGGTTAAACCTTAA